One stretch of Dissulfurimicrobium hydrothermale DNA includes these proteins:
- a CDS encoding MGDG synthase family glycosyltransferase yields MSAYPNRKIVIFYSSIGYGHISAAQAVKEEISKLNPKAQVLLQDIREFMHPIWRRIDERLYWFVAANLPECFDALFHNVQARGNSALSLSQLPNDYPEEKVLEFLKNLAPDAVLATHYGSAQVLGNLREKGLLTDIRIGWLHTDFFEGYLPRISKRIDRTFLAHHELESRWLAAGVPAEKVVTSGLPVCICNDDRGREAILNAIGLYAHWPTVVITSGKEGVSNYSAIIEGIAEGYQDHIQIIAVCGKNTRQQAMLNELKGRLAERIIIRVFGLVPHNDLLSWVKAADILITKAGGMTPVEAFAMSTPTVLIDAVSGHERENAALFTRLGVAEQAVDPKHAGKLVNSLLADRKRADAMRKAQREFKENINIARIAEFALDETFVPVVPPPDFGVENGAPVLNMNETLAELDAQVPAELELLLSYSTSQKPQRIVLENPFGHIAIRIHDTVYSANYIADPSVDPNFLQHMGLADYLYGVCRPSPLQIHTNTYGMAYGRENIGLRVSGIAPWRIDAMVNEANQIEDGFRSGKLRWDRSNFNCADIVKRILHAGGYSNPPTLLDKLGLPAMPLDVFERARAVFENDPSLRVELVAYRQIPGTHASYRFSRFPLSIRQPLRSMALIIKDSHPDSLGNAVTRQITGFGGDRRLYLEDLRTHLPIAAIDEPIQFSRSHRRLADAAAKDLRRLLEVNAALHLREFKHLKLFYGTKEIRRLLDRTLDLARIATERAEYMLKDEGAKRLRRLFIELVCDYGRISGLHIQSQKIDAYLKRFQNFETAMVHEFTNRRLIRFARASTFWRSLRLRLSRRNKTGDRQGKNG; encoded by the coding sequence ATGAGCGCTTACCCAAATAGAAAGATCGTCATATTTTATTCCTCCATAGGCTATGGACACATCAGCGCGGCGCAGGCCGTTAAAGAGGAAATATCCAAACTAAACCCAAAGGCGCAGGTACTTCTCCAGGATATCCGTGAGTTCATGCACCCAATCTGGCGCAGGATCGACGAAAGGCTGTATTGGTTTGTGGCAGCCAACCTCCCGGAGTGCTTCGACGCCCTCTTTCACAACGTGCAGGCGCGAGGAAATTCAGCGCTGTCGCTATCGCAACTACCAAACGACTACCCTGAAGAAAAGGTCCTTGAATTCCTGAAAAATCTGGCGCCGGATGCTGTCCTTGCCACGCATTATGGATCGGCGCAGGTGCTCGGAAATCTGCGCGAAAAGGGTCTATTAACAGATATTAGGATCGGTTGGCTGCACACGGATTTCTTTGAAGGATATCTGCCGCGGATATCCAAGCGTATTGATCGTACATTCCTTGCCCATCACGAGCTGGAATCGCGCTGGCTGGCGGCAGGGGTACCGGCGGAAAAGGTAGTCACCAGTGGTCTACCGGTATGTATCTGCAACGATGATAGGGGTCGAGAGGCAATTTTAAACGCCATAGGGCTGTATGCGCACTGGCCCACCGTAGTGATTACGTCCGGCAAGGAAGGGGTCAGCAATTATTCAGCCATAATAGAAGGCATTGCCGAGGGTTATCAAGATCATATACAAATTATAGCCGTGTGCGGCAAAAATACCAGGCAACAGGCCATGCTCAACGAACTTAAGGGACGGCTGGCAGAACGCATAATCATACGCGTCTTCGGTCTGGTACCTCACAACGACTTGCTCTCATGGGTAAAGGCCGCAGACATCCTGATTACCAAGGCCGGCGGTATGACCCCTGTAGAGGCCTTTGCCATGAGCACGCCTACCGTCCTCATTGATGCGGTCAGCGGCCATGAACGAGAAAATGCAGCCCTTTTTACTCGGCTCGGTGTGGCGGAACAGGCCGTTGACCCTAAGCACGCAGGTAAATTGGTAAACAGTCTCCTTGCCGACCGTAAACGCGCGGATGCGATGCGCAAGGCCCAAAGGGAATTCAAAGAAAACATCAATATCGCCAGGATCGCCGAATTTGCCCTGGACGAGACATTCGTTCCAGTAGTACCACCACCAGATTTCGGCGTCGAAAACGGGGCACCTGTCCTGAATATGAACGAGACGCTGGCGGAACTGGACGCACAGGTCCCGGCAGAACTGGAGCTACTTCTTTCCTATTCAACCTCACAAAAACCACAACGAATTGTACTGGAAAACCCCTTTGGTCACATAGCCATTCGAATCCACGACACAGTCTACAGCGCCAACTACATTGCCGATCCCTCTGTAGACCCCAATTTTTTGCAGCATATGGGCCTTGCCGATTATTTATATGGCGTATGCCGCCCATCTCCACTTCAGATACATACCAATACCTATGGCATGGCTTACGGTCGAGAAAATATCGGTCTAAGGGTCAGCGGGATCGCCCCCTGGCGCATAGACGCCATGGTGAACGAAGCAAACCAAATAGAAGATGGTTTTAGGAGCGGCAAACTACGTTGGGACAGGAGCAACTTTAACTGTGCGGATATTGTCAAACGCATTCTGCATGCCGGCGGCTACAGCAACCCCCCTACATTACTCGACAAATTGGGTTTACCCGCAATGCCCCTGGATGTATTTGAACGGGCAAGGGCTGTATTCGAAAACGATCCTTCTTTGCGTGTAGAACTCGTAGCTTACCGACAGATACCAGGGACACATGCAAGCTATCGCTTCTCCAGGTTTCCCCTGTCTATACGACAGCCTCTACGTTCAATGGCGCTGATCATAAAGGATTCCCATCCTGATTCATTGGGAAACGCCGTCACAAGGCAGATAACCGGTTTCGGTGGAGATCGCCGCCTCTATCTTGAAGATCTGCGCACCCATTTGCCGATCGCCGCCATAGATGAGCCGATTCAATTTAGCCGTTCACACAGACGGCTGGCCGACGCTGCAGCCAAAGACCTGCGGCGGCTACTGGAAGTCAACGCTGCCTTACACCTAAGGGAATTCAAACATCTAAAGTTATTTTACGGCACCAAAGAGATCAGACGGCTGCTGGACCGCACCCTTGATCTGGCACGCATCGCCACTGAACGGGCTGAATATATGCTGAAAGACGAAGGGGCGAAACGCCTCAGGAGACTCTTTATCGAACTCGTATGCGACTATGGGCGCATCAGTGGGTTACACATACAGTCACAAAAGATCGACGCCTATCTCAAACGGTTTCAGAATTTTGAGACTGCGATGGTGCATGAATTCACCAATCGCCGGCTAATACGATTTGCTCGCGCATCGACCTTCTGGCGCTCGTTGCGACTCCGCCTCTCGCGACGTAATAAAACAGGCGACAGACAGGGTAAAAACGGCTAA
- a CDS encoding N-acetylneuraminate synthase family protein, whose product MRGITIGDTAIGADHPTFIIAEIGTNHGGSLERAKGLINACAEAGADAVKFQSWTAELLNNVKEVGTDGRLMDSKAIPILRKYELPNEWHVELAAYCNSLNIHFLSTPFDLKHARLLRDIGVPAIKISSSDLVYDELLEEISTYSLPVLLSVGMANLGEIEHALECLGPARDRTVLLHCIAAYPPIYKDVNLRAIHTLRKAFGLPVGFSDHLPGHEMVLAATALGACVIEKHVTFSREDDTPDSFFALTVNELALMVQAVRRLEAAMGDGQKRCMPSEKEGLTGGRRCIFAARDLKAGMTLTRDDLAVVRPNIGEIKPRHLKMLIGRILRVDVSQGAPLAWRHLDW is encoded by the coding sequence ATGAGGGGAATAACAATCGGTGACACAGCCATCGGGGCCGACCATCCTACTTTCATTATTGCAGAGATCGGAACCAACCACGGCGGCAGTCTTGAGCGGGCTAAAGGGCTGATCAATGCCTGTGCCGAAGCCGGAGCGGATGCCGTCAAATTCCAATCTTGGACGGCGGAACTACTTAATAATGTCAAAGAGGTCGGTACAGATGGACGATTGATGGATTCCAAGGCAATTCCGATTTTAAGAAAATATGAGCTCCCTAATGAATGGCACGTCGAACTAGCGGCATACTGCAACTCATTGAATATCCATTTTCTTTCCACGCCATTTGATCTGAAACATGCGCGTCTGCTTCGGGATATCGGGGTACCCGCGATAAAGATTTCTTCATCGGATCTTGTCTATGACGAATTGCTTGAAGAGATATCGACATATTCGCTTCCCGTCTTGCTTTCCGTAGGCATGGCAAATCTTGGCGAAATCGAACATGCACTGGAGTGTCTCGGGCCAGCTCGTGACAGAACTGTACTGCTGCACTGTATTGCAGCCTATCCCCCGATCTATAAAGATGTCAATTTGCGTGCTATCCACACTTTGAGAAAGGCATTTGGTCTCCCTGTCGGTTTTTCAGACCATCTTCCAGGTCATGAAATGGTTCTGGCGGCGACAGCCTTGGGGGCATGTGTCATCGAAAAACATGTAACATTTTCCAGAGAAGACGATACGCCGGATAGTTTTTTTGCATTGACAGTCAATGAGTTGGCATTGATGGTCCAAGCCGTTCGTCGTCTGGAGGCGGCTATGGGAGACGGGCAAAAACGTTGCATGCCGAGTGAAAAGGAGGGCTTGACAGGCGGCCGTCGCTGCATATTCGCCGCACGCGATCTAAAAGCAGGTATGACTTTGACACGCGATGACCTTGCTGTCGTCCGTCCAAATATCGGAGAAATCAAGCCTCGCCATTTGAAGATGCTCATTGGCCGGATACTTCGAGTTGATGTATCTCAAGGCGCCCCATTGGCTTGGCGTCACCTTGACTGGTGA
- the pseC gene encoding UDP-4-amino-4,6-dideoxy-N-acetyl-beta-L-altrosamine transaminase, which yields MSRKFLPYGRHFITEEDIEAVSRVLRSDWLTQGPEVSAFEEALCRLTGARYAVAVSNGTAALYLACRALDIKEGDLGITTPLSFVASANCMAICGARVDFVDIEMGAYCMDPEALERFCLKSGPPKVVVAVDFAGIPAALPTIWDLAGRFGFHVIEDAAHAIGSRYLCDERWINCGECIHSDLAIFSFHPVKTITCGEGGVVLTNDDGLAERVKMLATHGIERRHENFVTDIPRMPWAYEMQELSLNFRLSDIHAALGLSQIKRLPGIKQKRQEIFAFYNSALRDLESKGLVKLPTWQERHDPCPHLYVLLLTKTSPIDRDDLYLRLKDISIGCQVHYWPIHLQPYYAMEYDYGPSKAPNALEFARNALSLPLFPSMDQGDMERVVQTIHEIME from the coding sequence TTGAGCAGGAAATTTCTTCCATACGGCAGGCATTTCATCACGGAAGAAGACATAGAGGCGGTCTCCAGGGTCCTGCGCTCTGACTGGCTGACGCAAGGGCCGGAGGTGAGCGCCTTTGAAGAGGCCCTGTGTAGACTCACCGGCGCAAGATATGCAGTGGCCGTGTCAAACGGCACTGCGGCCCTGTATCTTGCCTGCCGGGCGCTCGATATAAAAGAAGGTGACCTGGGAATTACAACGCCGCTTTCCTTCGTGGCATCGGCAAACTGCATGGCCATTTGTGGCGCAAGGGTGGATTTCGTTGATATCGAAATGGGCGCATACTGCATGGACCCCGAGGCCCTGGAGAGGTTCTGCCTTAAATCCGGACCGCCAAAGGTCGTGGTCGCGGTGGATTTTGCAGGCATACCGGCCGCTCTCCCGACCATTTGGGACCTGGCAGGGCGCTTTGGTTTTCATGTGATTGAAGATGCGGCCCATGCCATCGGCTCCAGATACCTCTGCGATGAAAGATGGATCAACTGCGGGGAGTGCATCCACTCCGACCTTGCGATATTCTCCTTTCACCCTGTAAAGACCATAACCTGCGGCGAGGGCGGGGTCGTGCTTACAAATGACGATGGCCTGGCCGAACGTGTGAAGATGCTTGCAACACACGGGATAGAAAGAAGGCATGAAAATTTTGTTACGGACATCCCCAGGATGCCCTGGGCCTACGAGATGCAGGAGCTCTCTTTGAACTTCCGCCTGAGCGACATCCATGCCGCGCTCGGGCTGAGTCAGATAAAAAGGCTCCCTGGTATCAAGCAGAAGAGACAGGAAATTTTTGCATTTTATAACAGTGCATTGAGGGATCTCGAGTCAAAGGGATTGGTTAAACTCCCAACATGGCAAGAGAGGCATGACCCATGCCCGCATCTCTACGTCCTGCTCCTTACAAAGACCTCTCCCATTGACAGGGATGACCTCTATTTAAGGCTGAAGGATATATCCATTGGCTGCCAGGTTCACTACTGGCCCATACACCTTCAGCCCTACTATGCCATGGAATACGACTACGGCCCTTCAAAGGCCCCGAACGCCCTTGAATTCGCCCGAAACGCCCTGAGTCTCCCACTCTTCCCTTCCATGGATCAGGGTGATATGGAAAGGGTTGTTCAGACAATCCATGAGATAATGGAGTAG
- a CDS encoding class I SAM-dependent methyltransferase, whose product MEPYTVLVQAGPEEILYASSPEDLNLAQLRKWPHINQILIMLPELEGVDKAVEKLNTWGFQSFVGDPYNVCRRTCAAQQCVGGEKFAVRVLAIWKHLDLSYIDRMVHCIRQNKCDAVLAPRDFDVTFAADVSTLSALEKIGSLSGDSQEAMRAKFNPWGYMDMHPDEFSLEYLEPAPVYIAAQREELLATRRCHPENEFFGRDYAGSRYHFLASMIPPGLRILDIACGAGTGSHLLSQKAEFVLGVDYLEAYVNKARSRFSENDRLAFMVGDGQTFDFEGRKAWFDMVISLHTLEHVPNDRLMLANLFRNLKPGGVLVAEVPLLMPRPLGVPINPYHLREYNHRDFLDMLRAAGFEIERIWGVCRGFYGTVEHARDAIHVHTRKPIS is encoded by the coding sequence ATGGAGCCTTACACGGTATTGGTGCAGGCCGGTCCAGAAGAAATTTTATATGCATCCAGTCCAGAGGATTTGAATCTTGCGCAATTGAGGAAATGGCCTCACATTAATCAAATATTGATCATGCTTCCCGAACTCGAAGGGGTGGATAAGGCTGTCGAAAAGCTCAACACTTGGGGTTTTCAGAGTTTTGTCGGGGATCCGTATAATGTCTGTCGTAGGACTTGTGCTGCGCAGCAATGTGTTGGAGGAGAGAAATTTGCAGTACGGGTACTCGCCATTTGGAAACATTTGGATCTTTCATATATCGACAGGATGGTGCACTGCATACGTCAAAACAAATGTGACGCTGTGCTGGCGCCACGCGATTTCGATGTAACATTTGCAGCCGATGTGTCAACCTTAAGTGCCTTGGAGAAGATTGGTTCCTTATCTGGCGATTCTCAAGAGGCGATGCGCGCGAAGTTCAACCCTTGGGGATATATGGACATGCACCCTGATGAATTCAGTTTGGAGTACCTGGAGCCCGCTCCAGTTTATATTGCAGCGCAACGCGAAGAACTGCTGGCGACCCGCCGCTGTCATCCGGAAAACGAATTTTTCGGGCGTGATTACGCAGGCTCGCGATATCATTTTTTAGCCTCTATGATACCGCCGGGATTACGCATACTTGATATCGCCTGCGGTGCCGGAACAGGCAGCCATCTATTAAGTCAAAAGGCCGAATTCGTTCTTGGGGTGGATTATCTCGAGGCATATGTGAATAAGGCACGATCCAGATTCTCTGAAAACGATCGGCTGGCGTTTATGGTAGGGGACGGGCAGACCTTTGATTTTGAAGGACGCAAGGCCTGGTTCGATATGGTGATCTCCCTCCATACCCTGGAGCATGTCCCAAATGACCGGCTAATGCTGGCAAATCTTTTTAGAAACTTGAAGCCCGGCGGGGTCCTTGTTGCAGAAGTCCCTTTACTGATGCCGCGGCCGCTTGGGGTACCCATCAACCCGTATCATCTGCGTGAATATAATCATCGGGATTTTTTAGATATGCTACGTGCCGCCGGTTTTGAAATTGAGCGTATCTGGGGGGTTTGCCGCGGCTTCTATGGGACAGTGGAACATGCCCGCGATGCCATTCATGTTCATACAAGAAAACCAATCTCCTGA
- a CDS encoding class I SAM-dependent methyltransferase, with amino-acid sequence MVEKVDCPVCGSNQATEIWSHVSGIADGVCLNCGHAYLTRQKTEKEIIASYKNFRQAYPEAYLADTKNDLFERARWRYEFLAQNIPTAEAINSVLEVGCAYGHFLSLFSPKVIRAGIEPSMDQAAFAKKHFNLSEIINSPYELIDKKPKEWPGHGFDLFCSYHVIEHVKNPSRLLAFARRMLKPNGYICLAAPNLFALSPDIIEYFFLFKNWHLNIFSPSSLSRLLAQFGFETLHWEVEPPTTMLRNSFIVLARKQTISPVQFVSSINIQDSVQALADFHNILDRCIHSIRQAFDEWHHQGLTIYIYGAGIHTTALLELSDIERKYIKFIIDDDPKKWGLEINDIQVINLDNALSRKPDVILVSSLASEEIILQKLGQCLRTGIKLVGVYRDLAPHLK; translated from the coding sequence ATGGTTGAAAAAGTAGATTGCCCTGTATGCGGTAGTAATCAAGCAACTGAAATATGGTCCCATGTCAGCGGGATCGCCGATGGAGTTTGCCTAAACTGCGGACATGCCTATCTTACCCGGCAAAAAACTGAAAAAGAAATTATTGCGAGCTACAAAAATTTCAGACAGGCTTATCCCGAAGCATACTTAGCAGATACAAAAAATGACCTGTTTGAACGAGCCCGTTGGCGTTATGAATTCTTGGCGCAAAATATACCCACTGCCGAGGCCATAAACAGCGTTTTGGAGGTCGGATGTGCATACGGCCATTTTCTTTCTCTGTTTTCGCCAAAGGTGATCCGCGCAGGAATAGAGCCATCAATGGATCAAGCTGCTTTTGCAAAGAAGCATTTCAACCTCTCGGAGATTATCAACAGTCCATATGAATTGATAGATAAAAAACCAAAAGAATGGCCAGGGCATGGTTTTGACCTCTTTTGTTCTTATCATGTCATAGAACATGTCAAGAATCCTAGCCGCTTGCTTGCTTTTGCGCGTCGGATGTTAAAACCAAATGGCTATATATGCCTTGCTGCACCAAACCTGTTTGCTCTTTCTCCTGATATTATAGAATATTTCTTTTTGTTTAAGAATTGGCATCTTAATATATTTAGTCCTTCATCACTTTCTAGACTTCTTGCCCAATTTGGCTTCGAGACCCTTCACTGGGAAGTTGAGCCACCGACCACAATGCTTCGAAACAGCTTCATAGTATTGGCACGCAAACAGACTATAAGTCCGGTGCAATTTGTTTCATCCATAAACATCCAAGACTCGGTACAGGCACTGGCCGATTTTCATAACATACTGGATCGATGCATTCATTCTATCAGGCAAGCATTTGACGAATGGCATCACCAAGGATTGACCATCTACATCTACGGTGCAGGCATACATACTACTGCACTATTGGAGCTAAGTGATATAGAAAGAAAATATATCAAATTCATCATTGATGATGACCCAAAAAAATGGGGACTGGAAATAAACGATATCCAAGTAATCAACCTGGATAATGCCTTATCGCGCAAGCCTGATGTTATTCTGGTATCTTCACTGGCGTCGGAAGAAATCATTTTACAAAAACTGGGACAATGCCTAAGAACCGGTATTAAACTTGTAGGTGTATATCGTGATCTAGCACCACACTTGAAGTGA
- a CDS encoding ATP-grasp domain-containing protein, translating to MKQFSGHDYVIIVGASDLVMPAYRLARNNLGLGIIAFDYNSNAPGMKYADVAIPVSTKDMAAAVSYAQDLAKRYRIKGVFTCGADVEITVAAIAKALSLPGIPLDVARRCNDKLMMHRHLDTLGFTDKARYCIVQTKKEAMRSAPIIGFPCVIKPLDNCASRGVQRVDAPDLLPEAYDLAASFNTSKDGRVLIEECLQGTKHTIEMIAWHGQWHLLSIIDTHYISPRWPCETGLNTTQQPLATQKKMFMFASNVARLIGIDFNAHKVDVNIAPDGSIKLIELTARLSGGFHCQYASPLAFGSNDILAALKLAVGMPLDVGDIRHKYEKGSAVRAVFPKPGKVVAINGVEEAKASPGVAEVFVWCKVGDHVGPYLNSADRPAFVIASGETTEEAIANAERGVDLLNIQTI from the coding sequence ATGAAGCAATTTAGTGGCCATGATTACGTGATCATCGTCGGTGCAAGTGATCTGGTTATGCCAGCCTATCGTTTAGCCCGTAACAATTTAGGGTTAGGCATTATCGCATTCGATTATAACTCCAATGCCCCTGGGATGAAATATGCCGATGTCGCTATACCAGTGAGTACTAAAGATATGGCAGCAGCTGTTTCTTATGCTCAAGATCTCGCTAAACGATATAGAATCAAAGGTGTTTTTACCTGTGGCGCAGATGTTGAAATCACTGTAGCTGCTATCGCAAAAGCGCTTTCGCTCCCCGGCATTCCGTTAGATGTAGCTAGACGTTGCAATGACAAACTCATGATGCATCGCCATTTAGACACCTTGGGGTTTACGGACAAGGCCCGCTATTGTATTGTCCAAACTAAGAAAGAGGCCATGCGATCAGCGCCAATTATCGGCTTTCCTTGTGTCATTAAGCCGCTTGACAATTGTGCATCGAGGGGCGTCCAGCGTGTCGATGCACCAGATCTCTTGCCTGAGGCTTATGATCTAGCTGCCTCTTTCAATACCTCAAAAGATGGCAGGGTGCTGATAGAGGAATGTTTACAGGGAACAAAACATACTATCGAAATGATCGCTTGGCATGGGCAGTGGCACCTGCTTTCTATTATCGATACCCATTACATATCTCCAAGATGGCCATGCGAGACAGGTTTAAATACCACGCAACAGCCCCTGGCCACGCAAAAAAAGATGTTTATGTTCGCTTCAAACGTCGCCCGACTCATCGGCATCGATTTCAATGCACACAAGGTGGACGTCAACATTGCTCCAGACGGGTCGATCAAACTCATTGAGTTGACTGCGCGTCTGTCTGGCGGCTTTCATTGCCAGTATGCCTCGCCGCTGGCCTTCGGCAGCAATGACATCCTTGCCGCTTTAAAGCTGGCGGTCGGTATGCCCCTTGATGTGGGGGATATTCGGCATAAGTACGAAAAGGGTTCCGCTGTGCGTGCTGTCTTTCCAAAACCTGGCAAGGTTGTGGCCATCAACGGGGTAGAGGAGGCCAAGGCCTCGCCTGGGGTGGCCGAGGTCTTCGTCTGGTGCAAGGTTGGCGACCATGTTGGGCCTTACCTGAATTCAGCAGATCGTCCGGCCTTTGTCATCGCAAGCGGCGAGACGACCGAGGAGGCGATTGCAAACGCCGAACGCGGCGTCGACTTACTGAATATCCAAACCATATGA
- the pseF gene encoding pseudaminic acid cytidylyltransferase, whose product MIIAVIPARGGSKRIPRKNIKDFCGRPMIAWSIEAAKASGLFDHIIVTTDDAEIAEVAKTWGAEVPFIRPAELADDYVGTGAVVKHAVEWFAEHVGMPGFVCTIYATAPFIRSSDICKGLDMLLSSGSEQAFTVTTFPSPIQRALRITSSGRVTMFHPENYQARSQDLEPAYHDAGQFYWARSTSILNSPSGFPEDAIPIILPRYRVQDIDTLEDWQRAELIFKALQLSEEEKYEGNNNR is encoded by the coding sequence ATGATCATTGCCGTGATCCCTGCCCGCGGCGGCAGTAAACGCATCCCGCGCAAAAACATCAAGGACTTCTGCGGCAGACCCATGATCGCCTGGTCGATTGAGGCGGCGAAGGCATCCGGATTGTTCGACCATATCATTGTGACAACGGATGACGCAGAGATCGCCGAGGTTGCAAAGACATGGGGCGCTGAAGTGCCTTTTATACGGCCTGCAGAACTCGCCGATGACTATGTAGGTACGGGGGCCGTCGTCAAACATGCCGTCGAATGGTTCGCTGAACACGTAGGGATGCCGGGGTTCGTTTGCACCATCTACGCCACGGCGCCGTTCATACGGTCGTCCGATATATGTAAGGGGCTGGATATGTTATTATCCAGCGGCAGCGAACAGGCATTTACCGTAACCACATTCCCGTCTCCCATACAACGGGCCCTCAGGATTACATCAAGCGGTAGGGTAACAATGTTTCATCCAGAGAATTATCAGGCCCGATCGCAGGATTTGGAGCCGGCCTATCACGACGCAGGCCAGTTTTATTGGGCTAGAAGTACCTCGATCTTAAATTCACCATCAGGCTTTCCTGAGGACGCAATACCGATAATTCTTCCGAGATACAGGGTGCAGGATATTGACACACTTGAAGACTGGCAAAGAGCGGAACTTATTTTTAAGGCATTGCAACTATCAGAGGAAGAAAAATATGAGGGGAATAACAATCGGTGA
- the pseB gene encoding UDP-N-acetylglucosamine 4,6-dehydratase (inverting), whose translation MDKYELQNGFEWDDKVILITGGTGSFGKAFVKKLLSEYHPRAIRIYSRDELKQFHIQQEINDTRLRFFIGDVRDKERLIKAARNADVIVHAAAMKQVPACEYNPFEAVKTNIIGATNVIDAALENAVPRVIALSTDKAVYPVNLYGATKLCSDKLFIHSNVYAGERPTRFACVRYGNVLGSRGSVIPVFMRQKENGYVTITDPRMTRFWLTLDQAVNLVTKALALMDGGEIFIPKIPSMKITDLAEAIAPGCEQRITGIRPGEKLHEVLINEDEGRHTFKFNDIFIVYPNGGTKKGKPVRENFMYTSDTNDLWLTVEELRSLLQQEGSL comes from the coding sequence ATGGATAAATACGAGCTGCAAAATGGGTTCGAATGGGACGACAAGGTCATTTTGATCACGGGTGGAACGGGTTCATTTGGAAAGGCCTTTGTAAAAAAACTGCTCTCCGAATACCACCCAAGGGCAATAAGGATATACAGCCGCGACGAACTAAAGCAGTTTCATATCCAACAGGAAATAAACGACACGAGACTTCGCTTTTTCATAGGCGATGTGCGGGACAAGGAGCGCCTTATCAAGGCCGCGCGGAATGCGGATGTGATCGTCCATGCCGCCGCCATGAAACAGGTGCCGGCATGTGAATACAACCCGTTCGAGGCGGTCAAGACCAATATAATCGGCGCAACCAACGTAATTGATGCAGCCCTTGAAAACGCAGTGCCCCGCGTAATCGCCCTGAGCACGGACAAGGCCGTATATCCGGTAAACCTCTATGGGGCCACAAAGCTCTGCTCAGACAAGCTCTTTATCCACTCAAACGTCTATGCAGGCGAGAGACCAACCCGCTTCGCCTGCGTCCGATACGGCAATGTCCTTGGCTCAAGGGGAAGCGTCATACCTGTTTTTATGCGTCAAAAAGAAAACGGCTACGTAACGATTACAGACCCACGGATGACACGCTTCTGGCTCACCCTTGACCAGGCTGTAAACCTCGTGACGAAGGCCCTTGCGCTCATGGATGGTGGCGAGATATTCATACCCAAGATACCTAGCATGAAGATAACAGATCTGGCCGAGGCCATTGCCCCTGGATGCGAGCAACGGATTACAGGGATACGCCCAGGGGAGAAGCTCCATGAGGTCCTGATAAACGAAGACGAAGGCAGACATACCTTCAAATTTAACGATATATTTATCGTATATCCAAACGGCGGAACCAAAAAGGGTAAACCGGTACGAGAAAATTTTATGTACACGAGCGATACAAACGACCTATGGCTTACAGTCGAAGAGCTCAGGTCTCTTCTGCAGCAGGAAGGCAGCCTTTGA